The proteins below are encoded in one region of Ornithodoros turicata isolate Travis unplaced genomic scaffold, ASM3712646v1 ctg00001006.1, whole genome shotgun sequence:
- the LOC135376053 gene encoding uncharacterized protein LOC135376053, whose amino-acid sequence MFDDRFRCLLRKGVYPYTFVDSFEAYVLPALPPKEAFKNDLNDEDISDQDYQYARDISEYFECSNFGDYTRLYVTLDTCQLYDVVLYAWSSVLKLTKVKPELVSDREMYETIEKGIRGGICGFEWVDPSSWGDIDFLRIPHDSEVGYVYVVDLSYPEKQHALTRDFPLAPEHRTVDEGQLSTYQRNLKEALALNAPPTRKLLLTCYDKESYVVHYYLLTLYVRLGMKIKHIHAILKPSIKPSIKHVPPRQFFVRLRASTTKFERLLYKTITNSTFGKTIQNVRRMKRYTIAYDKESALRKASSIDFQHFHILSDKCILYEMKQRRIKCTHPLYVGFAILEISKVRMYSFIYESLFSRLTCSVQLIYGDTDSIIFALTCESLVEQLMKIQHELDLSSYPPDHPLFNAEHANQMGTVSQRQCTIQSIKQTMYTISRVKKSLVSYDDKRYLVDAVRSFPYGTCEYEAPENPEESPGAQS is encoded by the exons ATGTTTGATGACCGTTTCCGCTGTCTCCTAAGGAAAGGCgtttatccgtacaccttcgtcgacagtttcgaagcgtacgtTTTGCCCgcgctaccgccaaaggaagctttcaaaaatgACCTGAACGATGAAGATATCTCGGAccaggactatcagtacgcccgtGATATTTCTGAATATTTTGAATGTAGCAACTTTggcgattacacgcgtctctacgtcacgctcgacacctgtcagctctacgacgtcgtgct ttacgcgtggagcagcgtactgaagctcaccaaagtcaaacccGAGCTCGTGAGCGATCgtgagatgtacgaaacgatcgagaagggaatcaggggcgGCATTT gtggttttgagtgggtcgatccttccagCTGGGGCGATATCGATTTTCTCAGAATTCCTCACGATTCAGAAGTGGGctacgtgtacgtggtagacctGTCCTATCCCGAAAAACAGCACGCGCTCACGAGGGACTTCcctctggcacccgaacacagaacCGTGGACGAGGGTCAACTATCCACCTACCAAAGGAACTTGAAGGAGGCATTGGCACTGAACGCGCCACCCACGAGGAAATTGTTACTGACatgttacgacaaagaaagttACGTCGTGCACTATTATCTGCTCACTCtctacgtgaggttgggcatgaaaataaaacacatTCACGCCATCCTAAAACCATCCATAAAACCATCCATAAAACACGTTCCGCCGAGACAATTTTTTGTCCGCCTTCGTGCAtcaaccacgaaattcgagcgtttACTGTATAAGACCATAACAAATAGCACGTTCGGGAAAACGattcaaaatgtgagacgcatgaagagGTACaccatagcctacgacaaagaaagcgcgctcagaaAAGCTAGTTCCATCGACTTCCAGCATTTCCACatcctgagtgacaagtgcatcttgtacgagatgaaacagcgtcgtatcaaatgcacgcaccccctttacgtgggctttgccattttagagatatccaaagtccgaatgtacagcttcatttacgagtcgctcttttctcgcttaacCTGTTCAGTGCAGTTGATCTATGGAGATACGGACAGTATAATTTTTGCTCTCACGTGCGAGAGCCTcgtagagcagctgatgaaaattcAGCACGAGCTAGATCTCTCCTCTTATCCACCGGACCATCCACTTTTCAACgccgagcacgcgaaccagatggg AACAGTCTCTCAGaggcagtgcaccatccagagcataaagcaaacaatgtacaccatttcgagagtcaagaagagcttggtctcCTACGATGACAAGCGCTATCTGGTCGACGCCGTACGTTCTTTTCCTTACGGCACCTGCGAATACGAGG caccggaaaacccggaagagagcccaggggctcaatcttga